The following coding sequences lie in one Arachis hypogaea cultivar Tifrunner chromosome 9, arahy.Tifrunner.gnm2.J5K5, whole genome shotgun sequence genomic window:
- the LOC112712759 gene encoding uncharacterized protein, producing MSYRYNANFCVLLETHISGNNAENIIKKLGFDSWCISEAVGFAGGIWCLWNKAFWSIEPASIQDQLIHMKIRDSANNIWWFTTIYGSPHLANRTRLWSRLEELALNIREPWCIGGDFNFILSLDDTGGSSNLSQDHDRFHSCINNCAINDLGFTGPPFTWQRGNTRRRLDRFLCNLEFTNVFPNVGVKHLPKLKSDHLPILLDFNLSSSSREERPFKLLAPWLLHTDYNNIVNNSWNKNGDLLINISSFVEKAKVWNKEVFDHILKKKNRIMLRMEGINRSNSFGHNLFLDKL from the coding sequence ATGTCGTATAGATATAATGCTAATTTTTGTGTTCTCTTGGAAACTCATATCTCAGGTAACAATGCcgagaatattattaaaaaattaggcTTTGATTCTTGGTGCATTAGCGAAGCTGTTGGGTTTGCCGGTGGCATTTGGTGCCTTTGGAATAAAGCTTTTTGGAGTATTGAACCTGCTTCGATTCAGGACCAACTTATACACATGAAAATTAGAGATTCTGCCAATAATATTTGGTGGTTTACAACAATTTACGGTAGCCCTCACTTAGCTAACAGAACAAGGCTTTGGAGCCGCTTGGAGGAGTTGGCTTTAAACATCCGCGAACCTTGGTGCATTGGAGGAGATTTTAACTTTATCCTATCCCTAGATGATACTGGAGGGAGCTCAAACCTCTCTCAAGACCATGATAGATTTCATTCTTGCATAAATAATTGTGCAATAAATGATTTGGGTTTTACTGGACCACCTTTCACTTGGCAAAGGGGTAACACTAGAAGGAGACTTGACAGGTTTTTATGCAATTTAGAGTTCACAAATGTATTTCCTAACGTTGGTGTGAAACATTTGCCTAAACTCAAGTCGGATCATTTGCCTATCCTTTTAGATTTTAACTTGTCCAGTTCGAGTAGAGAAGAAAGACCTTTCAAGCTTCTAGCGCCATGGTTATTACACACAGACTATAACAACATCGTGAATAACAGCTGGAATAAGAACGGAGACCTTCTTATTAACATATCTTCCTTTGTTGAGAAAGCTAAGGTGTGGAATAAGGAAGTTTTTGACCAtattctaaagaaaaagaatCGTATTATGCTGCGTATGGAGGGGATCAACCGAAGTAATTCATTTGGTCACAATCTCTTCTTGGATAAACTCTAA